The nucleotide sequence TTATCTAAAAATGAAATAGTGGTAAAAAACAAAGAGTTAGATGATCTTAATTCTTTGGATAAAAAATTATTAGATACCGGCATACCGGTAAGAACATCAAATATTCCAGATGACCTTGTCGATCACAGGTTAAATACTGGAACACTTGAAAATCCATTGCTTTGGGCCTGGTTATTCGACAAAGGAGATCATAGAATGCTTATTTCCTTAATTGCCGATGACAACCGGTCTTTCGCGACTAGAGATATTGAAATTTTAAAATTAGCTGCAGATTGTTTTGATGCTAAGTTTAAAGAGATTAGTCTAAAAAAAGAACTGGCGAAAAAAAATAATATTCTTGAGGATGCTTTGAATACTATTAAAGTCCAAAACAATGAAATAAACGAAATAAATAGAAATCAGAAGGAAATTATTAGAAAAAGAACGAACGAAATTACCCTAAAAAATAAAAAATTATTAAAAATTTCTGTTCTTAACGCCCATAATGTAAAAGAGCCTTTATCAAGAATCCAAGGCATCATTGAATTATTTGATATCATGGATGATGAAAGCTGTAGAAATGAACTACTGCCAATGTTAAAAGTATCGGCAGAGGAAATGGACGAG is from Zunongwangia endophytica and encodes:
- a CDS encoding histidine kinase; translation: MASIQNNPSQLYRITYEAYSKFANAINRCSNLNEVGTVAEKHLKYILNFHLLKITIEQQNKFIEYSLSKNEIVVKNKELDDLNSLDKKLLDTGIPVRTSNIPDDLVDHRLNTGTLENPLLWAWLFDKGDHRMLISLIADDNRSFATRDIEILKLAADCFDAKFKEISLKKELAKKNNILEDALNTIKVQNNEINEINRNQKEIIRKRTNEITLKNKKLLKISVLNAHNVKEPLSRIQGIIELFDIMDDESCRNELLPMLKVSAEEMDEVVKKVIDMASKELIHLNADKK